The Candidatus Bathyarchaeum sp. genome window below encodes:
- a CDS encoding iron ABC transporter permease → MSSAAELESLYSQGKSRKVLAILSILVTLVVVSVIAVSLGAGSPGFNEAFNVIMYKIFPSFDFDPCTTITQIIIMDLRLPRIALAIIAGAGLSASGAVMQGVLRNPLVSSYILGISSAAGFGAALSIVFGVGILAQYANYVTVINAFIFSFLAMMLVLGIARIRGISSETVILAGVAVGFLFSALLSLIQFLAPEHEAVRAVVFWLLGSFQKASWDSVFITLPIVLFSILLMMKQSWDLNVMSLGEEVATSLGVNSKRVLLVSMILGTLATSTIISFTGVIGFICLISPHLARMIIGSDHRFLLPCCTVIGSCLLLASDTLARTVMPPVEFPVGIITSLLGVPFFIYILLSRRRQSWG, encoded by the coding sequence ATGAGTTCCGCTGCAGAGCTTGAGTCTCTTTATTCTCAAGGCAAGAGCCGCAAGGTTCTTGCTATTCTTTCTATTTTAGTAACTTTAGTTGTAGTTTCAGTTATTGCAGTTAGTCTTGGTGCTGGCTCACCAGGATTTAATGAAGCCTTCAATGTTATTATGTATAAGATTTTTCCCTCTTTTGATTTTGACCCGTGTACAACAATAACCCAGATAATTATTATGGACTTACGACTACCCCGAATTGCCTTGGCAATCATTGCTGGTGCAGGGCTTTCTGCTTCTGGTGCAGTCATGCAAGGCGTGCTCCGCAACCCTTTGGTTTCCTCTTACATCTTAGGAATTTCTTCAGCTGCAGGTTTTGGCGCAGCTTTATCCATAGTATTTGGTGTAGGTATTTTGGCACAATACGCCAATTATGTGACTGTCATTAACGCTTTTATTTTCAGTTTTCTTGCAATGATGTTAGTACTAGGCATTGCCCGTATACGTGGAATATCTTCCGAAACAGTAATTTTGGCCGGTGTAGCAGTCGGATTTTTGTTTTCTGCTTTACTATCATTAATTCAGTTCTTGGCTCCCGAACACGAAGCTGTTCGAGCTGTAGTTTTTTGGCTTTTGGGCTCTTTCCAAAAAGCCTCGTGGGATAGTGTTTTCATTACTCTTCCTATTGTGTTGTTTTCTATTCTTTTGATGATGAAACAATCTTGGGACCTAAACGTCATGAGCCTAGGCGAAGAAGTAGCAACCAGTCTTGGAGTTAACTCTAAACGAGTTTTGCTGGTTTCCATGATTTTAGGAACTCTCGCAACATCAACTATTATCTCATTTACTGGGGTCATTGGGTTCATCTGCTTGATTTCTCCTCACCTCGCGCGGATGATAATCGGCAGTGACCACAGATTCCTTTTACCGTGCTGCACAGTTATTGGTTCTTGTTTGCTTTTAGCATCAGACACCTTAGCACGAACTGTTATGCCCCCTGTGGAGTTTCCTGTAGGAATAATAACTTCACTGTTGGGTGTTCCATTCTTCATTTACATCTTGTTAAGTAGAAGGAGGCAAAGTTGGGGTTGA
- a CDS encoding ABC transporter ATP-binding protein, translating to MGLNLEINNLAFSYTGNPVLNDFNLKVEFGEVLGIVGPNGSGKSTLLKCMNRILKTEKNTILIDNKDISDIGLKELAKVMGYVPQSSKNVFPFTVFDVVLMGRRPYVQWSLGRNDKEIVAKILDYLGIAHLGMRYFNELSGGEQQKVIIARALAQQPEIILLDEPTSSLDIRHQLEILCILRTLAQRKHCSVVISIHDLNLACRFSDRLVLIKEGQIYSVGTPETVMTEENIEAVYGIKSKVTKSIVGLPQVTPIESETKNLGNILPPKIMTRL from the coding sequence TTGGGGTTGAATTTAGAAATAAACAATTTGGCGTTTAGTTACACTGGAAATCCTGTTCTAAACGACTTTAACCTAAAAGTAGAATTCGGTGAAGTATTGGGTATTGTTGGACCAAACGGTTCTGGAAAAAGTACCCTCTTAAAATGCATGAACCGAATTCTAAAAACTGAAAAAAACACCATACTAATTGACAACAAAGACATTTCAGACATCGGACTCAAAGAACTAGCTAAAGTGATGGGCTATGTTCCCCAGAGTTCTAAGAACGTTTTTCCTTTCACCGTTTTTGATGTTGTTCTAATGGGAAGAAGGCCCTATGTTCAGTGGAGTCTAGGCAGAAACGACAAAGAAATCGTTGCTAAAATCTTAGATTACCTTGGTATCGCTCATTTGGGCATGCGTTACTTTAACGAACTAAGCGGTGGAGAACAACAAAAAGTTATCATCGCCCGTGCATTAGCCCAACAACCCGAAATCATACTTTTGGATGAACCCACTAGTTCACTAGACATTCGCCATCAACTAGAAATCTTGTGCATCCTTAGAACTTTAGCTCAACGCAAACACTGCTCCGTAGTCATTTCCATACATGACCTAAACCTTGCATGCAGATTCTCTGACCGATTAGTTCTAATAAAAGAAGGTCAAATCTACTCTGTTGGCACTCCAGAAACCGTCATGACTGAAGAAAACATCGAAGCAGTATATGGAATTAAATCAAAAGTAACAAAATCAATTGTTGGCCTGCCCCAAGTCACACCTATAGAATCAGAAACCAAAAATTTGGGAAACATTTTACCCCCAAAAATTATGACTAGACTCTGA
- the cobN gene encoding cobaltochelatase subunit CobN, whose protein sequence is MTTKVAFISNIPTDAVPFVAAANSINEKNGKILEFFLQTGADSKDFENVDHLLQFATASHFVIVHMMGQLPCYQNLLSALEKANVPVFVASSSLNPSPEFINASTVENNDYQNILKYLNYGGKKNFENLFLYISNRFTGKTYEFDPPTPLAWQGIYHPDFSELPSIDEYISKKIVNGKPTIGLWFHQVSWQANDLDYVDFIIEKLESKGVNVLAVFFSGAKDPNLGVKSVEWIIENYFMKNGKALVDAVISVLSFSLSTLSCSDESTKLLTKLDVPVIKAVLTVNRLKAWQESIQGLHTVEIASNIAMPEFDGMLITVPVAAMKYSEVDPTTGTKIIKYEPIPERVDKLVRLTINWAKLKFIPNEEKKVAIIFHNYPPRNDLIGHAFGLDSPVSVWNILRELQKAGIKLNLPENGKEIIDKIINGLTNDNRWASAQELAERAAAKVFLPTYGSWFSELPMDVQEKMENQWNEPPGSVFTYDDQLLISGLINKNVFIGLQPRRGYFDDPASVYHSPDLPISHQYYAYYRWIRDVFKANVILHIGKHGTLEWLPGKSIGLSASCFPDVAISDLPNVYPYIINNPGEGTQAKRRSYCCIIEHLVPVMHNADSYEELAKLEIQLKDYYHAKTSDTAKLPTMQKLIWGKVCESNLDHDLKIDEKTVFEAFDSFVETLHDYLNELSDAQIRDGLHILGEPPEGSRLEEFLVALTRLSNGSVASLRQAIAEMKGYNYEYLLANRGKLLADGKTNGDVINEVHNLCLELVKQFHVFDFDTMVIPVLTKSVLGKPDSKVEKCLAYLSSFLVPALFATTDELKYVLCSCNGKYVPSGPSGSPTRGMADILPTGRNFYSVDPRAVPSSGAWKVGVDLGDALLKRYLKEEGKYPENVAIIIWATDTMKTQGDDVAEVLYLMGIKPVWEETSGRVTGLEVIPLETLKRPRVDVTLRISGMFRDAFPNIVNLIDEAVELVATLKESPEQNFLAKHVLAEIEERVSHGISLEQAKEEACYRIFGDRPGAHGSGVSEAVDTKNWKTQKDLSDIYVTWGCYAYGRKNYGKSVPNQFKSRLSKIDVTVKNQDSREYDILDADDWYDIHGGLICSIKTFKGEAPRSYCGDSSDPDRVKLRNTDEETKFIFRSRLLNPKWIESEKRHGYQGAGDLSRAVDYVFGWDATVEVVEDWMYEKLAEKYVLDKKMQEWFKEVNPYALQNMVERFLEAIDRGLWNAADEMKNQLQRIYLDIEGLIEKAGESK, encoded by the coding sequence GTGACAACAAAGGTTGCCTTCATATCAAACATTCCTACTGATGCGGTACCTTTTGTTGCTGCTGCCAACTCCATAAATGAAAAAAACGGAAAAATTCTGGAATTTTTTCTGCAAACTGGTGCTGACTCTAAAGACTTTGAGAATGTTGATCATTTACTTCAGTTTGCTACTGCTTCTCATTTTGTTATTGTCCATATGATGGGACAACTTCCTTGTTACCAAAACCTTTTGTCTGCCCTTGAAAAAGCAAACGTCCCGGTTTTTGTTGCATCTTCCTCCCTTAATCCGTCCCCTGAGTTCATTAATGCCTCTACAGTTGAAAATAATGATTATCAAAACATCCTAAAATACCTCAATTATGGCGGAAAAAAGAATTTTGAAAACCTATTTTTGTACATATCCAACCGTTTTACAGGAAAAACCTATGAATTTGACCCACCAACACCTTTGGCCTGGCAAGGAATTTATCATCCTGATTTTTCTGAACTGCCTTCCATTGACGAATATATTTCAAAAAAAATAGTTAACGGTAAACCAACAATTGGATTATGGTTTCATCAAGTTTCATGGCAAGCAAATGATTTAGATTATGTGGATTTTATCATCGAAAAACTTGAAAGCAAAGGAGTAAATGTTCTGGCAGTTTTTTTCAGTGGCGCCAAAGACCCCAATTTAGGGGTGAAAAGCGTAGAATGGATTATTGAAAATTATTTCATGAAAAACGGCAAAGCATTAGTTGACGCTGTAATTAGTGTTTTGTCTTTTTCGTTGTCCACTTTGTCGTGTTCTGATGAATCAACCAAACTATTAACAAAACTGGACGTGCCAGTTATCAAGGCAGTACTAACAGTAAATCGACTTAAGGCTTGGCAAGAAAGTATACAAGGTCTACACACGGTCGAAATTGCCTCAAACATTGCAATGCCTGAATTCGACGGTATGCTGATTACTGTGCCTGTGGCTGCAATGAAATATTCGGAAGTTGACCCAACAACAGGAACAAAAATAATCAAGTATGAACCTATTCCTGAACGAGTGGACAAACTAGTTCGCTTAACCATAAACTGGGCTAAACTGAAATTCATACCAAATGAAGAAAAAAAAGTAGCAATAATCTTTCATAACTACCCCCCCAGAAACGACCTTATTGGTCATGCCTTTGGGCTTGATTCACCGGTTTCTGTTTGGAACATTTTACGAGAGTTACAAAAAGCAGGAATCAAACTAAACCTACCTGAAAATGGCAAAGAAATCATCGACAAAATAATAAACGGGTTAACAAACGACAACCGCTGGGCAAGCGCACAAGAACTCGCAGAACGAGCTGCTGCCAAAGTTTTTCTTCCAACCTATGGCAGTTGGTTTAGTGAACTTCCAATGGATGTTCAAGAAAAAATGGAAAACCAGTGGAACGAACCCCCTGGGTCTGTTTTCACTTATGATGATCAGTTACTTATTTCTGGGCTAATTAACAAAAACGTGTTCATTGGACTCCAACCCCGTAGAGGCTATTTTGACGACCCAGCAAGTGTTTACCATAGTCCAGACCTTCCTATTTCTCACCAGTATTATGCGTATTACCGTTGGATTCGCGACGTTTTCAAAGCTAATGTTATACTGCATATTGGTAAACATGGCACTCTAGAATGGTTGCCTGGAAAATCTATCGGGCTTTCTGCTTCTTGTTTTCCCGATGTAGCAATTTCAGATTTACCCAATGTTTACCCTTACATCATAAACAATCCCGGAGAAGGCACACAAGCAAAACGACGTAGCTACTGTTGTATCATTGAGCATTTAGTTCCAGTTATGCACAACGCTGACTCGTACGAAGAACTAGCAAAATTGGAAATTCAATTGAAAGATTACTACCACGCAAAAACTTCTGACACTGCAAAACTGCCGACCATGCAAAAACTGATTTGGGGCAAAGTCTGTGAATCCAATCTAGATCATGATTTGAAAATTGATGAAAAAACTGTTTTTGAGGCCTTTGACTCTTTTGTGGAAACTTTGCATGATTATTTGAATGAACTTTCTGATGCTCAGATTCGTGATGGTTTGCACATTCTGGGTGAACCTCCTGAAGGTTCTCGTCTTGAAGAGTTCTTAGTTGCGTTAACCCGATTAAGTAATGGTTCTGTTGCTTCTTTGCGGCAAGCAATTGCTGAAATGAAAGGCTACAACTATGAATACCTTTTAGCAAACCGGGGAAAACTACTTGCTGACGGCAAGACAAACGGTGATGTGATAAATGAAGTACACAATCTTTGTTTAGAGCTTGTGAAACAATTTCATGTTTTTGACTTCGATACAATGGTCATTCCAGTTTTAACTAAAAGTGTTCTTGGTAAACCTGACTCTAAGGTCGAAAAATGTTTGGCATATCTTTCATCTTTTCTTGTTCCTGCTTTGTTTGCTACTACTGATGAGTTAAAATACGTTTTATGTTCCTGCAACGGCAAGTATGTCCCATCTGGTCCTTCTGGTTCTCCAACACGGGGTATGGCAGACATTTTGCCTACGGGCAGAAATTTTTATTCTGTTGACCCTCGTGCAGTACCTTCTTCAGGTGCTTGGAAAGTTGGAGTTGATTTAGGTGATGCTTTGTTGAAGCGATATTTGAAGGAAGAAGGAAAATATCCTGAGAATGTAGCTATTATAATCTGGGCAACTGATACAATGAAAACTCAAGGAGACGACGTAGCTGAAGTCCTTTATCTTATGGGCATTAAACCCGTATGGGAAGAAACCAGCGGCAGAGTCACAGGACTTGAAGTTATTCCTCTTGAAACCTTGAAACGTCCCCGTGTTGATGTAACCCTTCGAATCAGCGGAATGTTCCGAGATGCCTTTCCAAACATTGTCAATCTTATTGACGAAGCAGTGGAATTGGTTGCAACTCTTAAGGAATCTCCTGAACAAAACTTTTTGGCTAAACATGTTTTAGCAGAAATCGAAGAACGGGTAAGTCACGGCATCAGTTTAGAACAAGCAAAAGAAGAAGCCTGCTACCGCATCTTTGGCGACCGACCCGGGGCTCACGGCTCTGGAGTCAGCGAAGCAGTAGACACCAAAAACTGGAAAACCCAAAAAGATCTCAGCGACATCTACGTTACATGGGGCTGTTATGCATATGGTCGGAAAAATTATGGCAAATCTGTGCCTAACCAGTTCAAGTCACGGTTAAGTAAAATTGATGTTACTGTAAAAAATCAGGACTCCCGCGAATACGATATACTAGACGCAGACGACTGGTACGACATCCATGGGGGCCTGATTTGTTCAATTAAAACTTTCAAAGGTGAAGCTCCACGTTCCTATTGTGGGGACAGCTCTGACCCTGACCGTGTGAAACTTAGAAACACGGATGAAGAAACAAAATTCATTTTCCGGTCCCGTCTTCTAAACCCCAAATGGATTGAAAGCGAAAAACGTCACGGATACCAAGGCGCTGGGGACCTGTCCCGAGCGGTTGATTATGTATTTGGTTGGGATGCTACAGTTGAAGTTGTTGAAGATTGGATGTACGAAAAACTAGCCGAAAAATATGTTCTGGACAAAAAAATGCAAGAATGGTTTAAGGAAGTAAACCCATATGCGCTTCAAAATATGGTTGAACGGTTTTTGGAAGCTATTGATCGTGGATTGTGGAATGCCGCTGACGAAATGAAAAATCAGTTACAACGTATTTATTTGGATATTGAAGGATTAATTGAAAAAGCAGGAGAGTCAAAATAA
- a CDS encoding ABC transporter substrate-binding protein, whose protein sequence is MSKLVNTTNKKIILGVILLVVIIGGSYGAYSVFFTPEVSDEPNEPETPVTVTVVDVTDTEVTITKPVNRIVAMIGAEFISALGCEDKIVGRVKLSTDEESILPQYVKDLPVVGDTDSSASLELILELEPDLVIASQRLSDENRAALEAAGVAVLEESSTYPRREDYIQNLAVILDAQEAADEFLDFESHYEDLIVERVSSLTDEEKPTVYFEWYKDWYSSGATGSYTEMIYTAGAINIAGDQNVSSMDVSAEFVVEENPDMIVRMLTFYDGEELEDFQALREGILTREALVDTDAVQNEEVYIIKNTALVGRRPIGLLYLAKWFHPDLFDDIDPVAVHEEYVHKFFGTSVSGVFVYPDETSEPSEPNEPEPETITVVDGKGNEVEIALPVESIVCMNPGLTELLCALGGDDRIIGRDENSLFPESIVDATVVGGSSYTPNVEMILELEPDLLVADTMLSYKTEELATIRSAGIPVIMESSSNFTRLPEMVTYLGNILENSENADTIIDFMEEYENLVLDRTESLDESEKPKVFIEWSEDWLSFAEGSSSHEILLKAGGINIASGHSDDSSPTLSPEYVTEQDPEVIIRMASSGSNFTGMQILREELLSRPGLSGTTAVSDDRVYIYASVVFQGLRYPIGLMYWAKWFNPSLFADIDPAAIHEEMNQLFFDEELQQVYAYPEIVTVTDGNENELTINLPVERIVSINSGLTEMLSALGYEDRIVGRDEASTLPPSVLDIPVVGDNSYLPNVELVLEAEPDLLFADSMLPYNAELYDQIVSAGIPIFISDTSDPEPTAHSNETSVDFSCKLLQKLAKIVGDPDAADEYIEYVQYYNNLVKERVATLTVEDRPKVLLEWYAPYNTFVTPGLDQAGGINIAENQTEYAPVLSAEFVVEQDPDIILRAIQSVNHEEADFIDMQTQIMERPELSEVSAVVNGKVYIYDWAARGGIRCIVGYLCWAKWCQPDLFEDIDPAAVNTEINEKFFGADIPGVYFYP, encoded by the coding sequence ATGAGTAAACTTGTAAACACAACAAATAAAAAAATAATTTTAGGGGTAATCCTTCTGGTCGTGATTATTGGAGGCTCTTATGGAGCTTACAGCGTCTTTTTTACTCCAGAAGTATCAGATGAACCAAATGAGCCTGAAACCCCAGTTACAGTTACTGTGGTTGATGTTACTGACACTGAAGTAACAATAACAAAGCCCGTAAACAGGATCGTTGCAATGATTGGTGCAGAATTCATTTCCGCCTTAGGTTGTGAAGACAAAATTGTAGGACGCGTAAAACTATCTACTGATGAAGAATCAATTTTGCCCCAATATGTTAAAGATTTGCCCGTTGTTGGAGACACCGACTCTAGTGCAAGTCTAGAATTAATTTTGGAACTAGAACCCGACTTGGTAATCGCCAGTCAACGGCTCTCTGACGAGAATCGGGCAGCCCTTGAAGCTGCAGGTGTTGCAGTTCTTGAAGAAAGTTCAACTTATCCACGTCGTGAGGATTATATTCAAAACCTTGCAGTGATCTTGGATGCTCAAGAAGCTGCTGATGAGTTTCTTGACTTCGAGTCCCATTATGAGGACCTTATCGTTGAGCGTGTGTCCTCTCTAACTGATGAAGAAAAACCCACCGTATACTTTGAATGGTACAAGGATTGGTACAGCAGTGGTGCAACTGGCTCTTATACCGAGATGATTTACACTGCTGGAGCAATAAACATTGCAGGTGACCAGAACGTATCATCTATGGATGTAAGTGCCGAGTTTGTAGTTGAAGAAAATCCAGACATGATTGTTCGTATGCTGACTTTTTACGATGGCGAAGAACTAGAAGACTTCCAAGCCCTAAGAGAAGGGATACTAACCCGCGAGGCACTGGTTGACACTGATGCCGTGCAAAATGAAGAAGTCTACATCATCAAAAACACTGCCCTAGTTGGGCGTCGACCAATCGGCTTGCTGTACCTGGCTAAGTGGTTCCATCCTGACCTGTTTGATGACATCGACCCTGTTGCAGTGCATGAAGAATATGTTCACAAATTCTTTGGAACCAGCGTGTCAGGCGTATTCGTTTACCCTGATGAAACTTCAGAGCCAAGCGAGCCGAATGAACCTGAACCCGAAACCATTACTGTTGTAGATGGTAAAGGAAACGAAGTTGAGATAGCTCTTCCAGTTGAATCAATAGTTTGTATGAACCCTGGATTAACCGAACTTTTATGTGCCCTCGGTGGAGACGACCGCATAATTGGACGAGACGAAAACTCTCTTTTCCCTGAATCGATTGTGGATGCAACAGTCGTAGGTGGGAGTTCATACACTCCCAATGTTGAAATGATTCTCGAATTAGAGCCTGACCTGTTAGTTGCCGATACAATGCTCTCATACAAAACAGAAGAACTAGCTACCATCCGAAGCGCTGGTATACCCGTCATCATGGAATCTTCCAGCAACTTTACTCGATTGCCTGAAATGGTCACCTATCTAGGTAACATTTTAGAAAACTCTGAAAATGCAGATACCATAATTGATTTTATGGAAGAATATGAAAACTTGGTACTTGACCGCACTGAATCTCTTGACGAAAGTGAAAAACCCAAAGTTTTCATTGAATGGAGCGAAGACTGGCTAAGTTTTGCTGAAGGCAGTTCCAGTCATGAGATCCTCCTTAAAGCTGGAGGAATAAACATTGCTTCTGGGCACTCTGATGATTCTTCACCAACATTAAGTCCTGAATACGTAACGGAGCAAGACCCTGAAGTAATCATCAGAATGGCAAGTTCTGGTAGCAACTTTACTGGAATGCAAATTCTACGAGAAGAGCTACTCTCTCGCCCAGGGTTAAGTGGAACAACTGCTGTTTCAGATGACCGCGTTTACATTTATGCTTCCGTAGTCTTCCAGGGACTTCGATACCCAATCGGTTTGATGTATTGGGCAAAATGGTTCAATCCTAGCCTGTTTGCAGACATTGACCCTGCTGCTATTCATGAAGAAATGAATCAGTTGTTCTTTGATGAAGAACTTCAACAAGTCTACGCCTACCCTGAAATTGTTACCGTTACTGATGGAAACGAGAATGAATTAACCATTAATCTGCCTGTGGAGCGCATTGTCAGCATCAACTCTGGTTTAACAGAGATGCTTTCCGCACTAGGATATGAAGACAGAATCGTTGGCCGAGATGAAGCTTCAACTTTGCCACCGTCTGTTCTTGACATACCCGTTGTTGGCGATAATTCGTACTTGCCAAATGTTGAATTGGTACTAGAAGCAGAACCCGACTTGCTTTTTGCTGATTCAATGTTGCCTTACAATGCAGAACTGTATGACCAAATTGTATCTGCAGGAATTCCCATCTTTATCAGCGACACATCGGACCCCGAACCAACAGCTCACTCTAATGAAACTTCAGTAGATTTTTCATGTAAACTACTACAAAAACTTGCTAAAATCGTAGGTGACCCCGATGCTGCTGATGAATACATCGAATACGTCCAATATTACAACAATCTTGTCAAAGAACGTGTTGCAACCCTCACCGTAGAAGACCGACCAAAAGTGCTTCTTGAATGGTATGCACCTTACAACACCTTTGTTACTCCTGGTTTGGACCAAGCAGGTGGAATAAACATTGCAGAAAACCAAACAGAATATGCGCCAGTCTTAAGTGCCGAGTTTGTAGTCGAACAGGACCCAGACATTATTCTTCGTGCAATTCAAAGTGTGAATCATGAAGAAGCCGACTTCATCGACATGCAAACACAGATAATGGAACGACCAGAATTAAGTGAAGTGTCTGCTGTTGTAAATGGTAAAGTCTACATCTATGATTGGGCTGCCCGTGGTGGAATACGCTGTATAGTTGGATACCTATGCTGGGCAAAATGGTGCCAACCTGACCTGTTTGAAGACATAGATCCCGCTGCCGTGAATACTGAAATTAATGAAAAATTCTTTGGAGCTGACATACCAGGAGTTTATTTCTACCCATGA
- a CDS encoding adenosylcobinamide amidohydrolase, translating into MEKKEIKLKLENVRAQVLYHNYQNVDVNTLLVSFNKKRRVLSTLDGYCEVRYVANHYQPLDLSMNTMKDYASFAEKFPSLLNLPADDLTFLSTGANMNNLAVCEKSFKDRKVCCLATGGVGNALRSGVDTANWIENDGKYLTTLGTINIILLTNVTLTDGALARTIITGTEAKTAALQDMDARSSLSPEKLATGTGTDNMIVISGTDPDKKVRHTGGHTKLGELIGATTKVTVAETIKKHEAMVASMKNHEMNENWSS; encoded by the coding sequence ATGGAGAAAAAAGAAATTAAACTAAAACTGGAAAATGTGCGGGCACAAGTTCTTTACCATAATTATCAAAACGTTGACGTAAACACTTTACTTGTTTCTTTTAACAAGAAACGTCGTGTTCTTTCCACTTTGGATGGCTACTGTGAAGTGCGATATGTAGCCAACCATTACCAGCCTTTGGACTTGTCAATGAATACAATGAAAGACTACGCTTCTTTTGCAGAAAAATTTCCCAGCCTTTTGAATCTACCTGCTGATGATCTTACTTTTTTGAGCACAGGAGCCAACATGAACAATTTGGCAGTATGTGAAAAATCGTTTAAAGACCGAAAAGTTTGTTGTTTAGCCACTGGTGGCGTTGGCAATGCTTTACGGTCTGGAGTAGACACAGCAAACTGGATTGAAAATGATGGAAAGTATTTGACCACTCTTGGAACTATTAACATTATTTTGTTAACTAACGTTACTTTAACTGATGGTGCCCTTGCCCGAACCATAATAACTGGAACTGAAGCGAAAACAGCCGCCCTTCAAGACATGGATGCTCGGAGCTCTCTTTCTCCTGAAAAGCTAGCAACAGGAACAGGAACCGATAATATGATTGTTATTTCTGGAACCGACCCTGACAAGAAAGTTCGGCACACCGGTGGACACACAAAGTTAGGAGAATTGATTGGTGCTACGACCAAGGTTACAGTTGCTGAAACCATAAAAAAACATGAAGCAATGGTTGCGAGCATGAAAAATCATGAAATGAATGAAAACTGGAGTAGTTGA